AGAAAATCAACGACATCTTCCGGGCTGTAATGCCCGCGTCCCATGCGCCGCAGCACGGCCGGGCTGCCGCTTTGCAGGGACAGATGCAGATGGGGACACATGAGGCGGCTTCGGTTCAGGGCATCCAGAGCCTTGGCGTGCAGATCGCCCGGCTCCAGCGAGCCCAGCCGCAATCTGGCCCGGCCGGCCCATTCCGGGGCCAGGGCGCGGTCCACCTCGGCCAGGAGATCCCAGAAATCCCGCCGCGGCGAGAGATCGCGCCCGTACTGCCGCAGGTTGATCCCGCACAGGGACAGTTCCCGGACACCCGAGTCCAGAAGACGCCGGGCCTCGGCAATGACTTCCCGGCCTTCGCGGCTCACGGACCGGCCCCTGGTGGAGGGAATGATGCAATATGTGCACCTGTGGGAGCAGCCGTCCTGCACCTTGATCACGGCCCGGCTGCGCTTGTAGCCGGAAATGCGCATGTCGGGAAAAGGCGGCCCCGCGCCGCTGTCAGTCTCCGGCGCGGACTTGCCCCGCTGGCCGATGACCGCGTCCACGCCGAGGGCCAGCACCCGCTCCCGGTCCGCCTCCACGGCGCATCCGGCAACCACGATCTCAGGCCGGGGCGTGATGGCCGCGAAGCCGCGCACCAGTTTGCCCAGATCCAGCACGGCCCGTTCGGTCACGGCGCAGCTGTTGATGAGCACGATGTCGGCCAGGGCGGGGTCTTCGGTTTCCATGAGCCCGTCCGAAAGCCAAGTCTCGCGGATGGCCTGGGTCTCGTACTGGTTCACCTTGCACCCCTGAGTGGCGAGATAGAAGGTCTGGCCGGGTTCGCGCCGCATGAACATGTTCCTCTTCACCGGCGGATTCACTCCGCCGTGATCACGGCCCCGGCCAGCACCCGGCCTTCCTCCGAATACACGGCGGCGATCTGGCCGGGCGCAGGCAGGGCGCGGGGCTCGGAAAAGGTGATGGTCATGCCCCGGCCCTCCAGATCCACGCGGGCAGGGACAGGCCGCTGCCGGTAGATGGTCTGCACCAGCACCCGGCCGGGC
Above is a window of Desulfomicrobium orale DSM 12838 DNA encoding:
- a CDS encoding MiaB/RimO family radical SAM methylthiotransferase, with protein sequence MRREPGQTFYLATQGCKVNQYETQAIRETWLSDGLMETEDPALADIVLINSCAVTERAVLDLGKLVRGFAAITPRPEIVVAGCAVEADRERVLALGVDAVIGQRGKSAPETDSGAGPPFPDMRISGYKRSRAVIKVQDGCSHRCTYCIIPSTRGRSVSREGREVIAEARRLLDSGVRELSLCGINLRQYGRDLSPRRDFWDLLAEVDRALAPEWAGRARLRLGSLEPGDLHAKALDALNRSRLMCPHLHLSLQSGSPAVLRRMGRGHYSPEDVVDFLESLPALWPVFGLGADIIAGFPGETGEHFAETLELAARLPLSYAHVFPYSERPGTPAASFSPAVPGHVRRQRAKALRRTVAEKRRQFLTRLLGLDSMSVALEEDGSGMNEFYVECAVEGGGPLRELVRVAPLTLSDRGLRVQNVEGGS